Within Bactrocera oleae isolate idBacOlea1 chromosome 6, idBacOlea1, whole genome shotgun sequence, the genomic segment TAAACGataattgatttgaaaaaattttaaatgtttatactaaaaaaagagtgaattaaataagaaaaaggTGTATACTTTCTTTTGACGTTGACAATAGCTATTGTTAATAGAGTTATCTTGGTAGTAATTTAAGACATCTGTGCCTACAAAAGAGATGCATTTTAAAGGAGTTGACGCTGACACATCTCATGACACGCTGCCATGACTCATCAAGCTTCAGTTGTATGTTGTACTAGGGAATTCGATAAATTAGACGCTGTGAGTTCTTATGAATTTCGAAGTAGAAATATTTTGCGCTAATATGCAGTCCATttgttcatattatatatacttataaaagcAGTTTGAAAATTTCGATCAGTTCCTTAATTATAGTCAATGGTCTCAGATATCAGTATATTTCACTTTAAATCACTGTCTAAAACTTTACTACAATAATgacaatacacatatacatgtatacatgaGCTTTCTTTTTTTGATTAATACAATTATAATCGTATGATTAATGAGCTTTCTCACAAATAAAAGGCACTTGatattgatcgatcagtttgtatgatagatataagctatagtggtccgatctgaaaaatttgttcggagTTTGTACAGATGCCTAGAAAAAGAATCCGAGATAAACTTCTTGatgatatcttatcaaataaaaaagttagccACACAACAAGTTATAatctatagtagtccgatatcagcgtttgcgacaaatgagcagattcttgtGAAGGaaaggacgtttgcaaaatttcaaaacgatatctcaaaaatcgtcttcagttcgcgtatgtacagacatacgtaaatggctaaatcgactcagctcgtcacgctgttcacttatatacatacatacatatatatttatagggtctctgacgtctCCTTCTGGATGTTgcgaacttcgtggcaaacttaatataccctaatcATGGTACAAAGATTATGCAAAGGAAAGCATCACCGTGACGTGAATGCCTCAAGCTACTTTGACGATTGGGTTcaattgaaaacaaaacttttataaaaaaatattcttttagaATTAatctatgtgtatatacatatgtacataagtattaaATGAGTATTGTATTATTGGACCCGTATCCTCAATCATTTCTTAGTTCCGCGCTTTCCAAGCGATTTCCATAACAACtgcaaaatttaaacaaataaagatTAAGTAAATTTTCTACGTGCAAAGCAACCCTCTCATAGTATATGACAAAATTCAAAAGGTAATTTAGTAATTGAATTACCATTCTTTATGAGCAGCAGCACTTTCTTCTTCATAACCAATAACACAAATATGATTACTCCTTGAAAACTATTATAGATATTCGTTACTTTGAATATAATGGCATAATTACTCTTGTTATCACTCATATAAGCGATTATCTCCAACAGCCAACTAATACCCATTATAATGAACATGCGAAAGAATAGCCAAACACTAAAAGTGATGAAATATGagaaaatttgaagtaaatattGATAACAATAAACCGTAAAAGACGAACTTATTTTGTTGTAAACGCAAGCGACTCATTCCATCCTCGAGCTGAGTTAACACGTCTAATTCCTTGCGAATAGAATACATCTTCTATACAGTGACATAGAAGATAACAATATTGATGGCGATAAGTAGGAGACAAGGTCCATGGAAATACATCATTGCCGACCAATCGTTACCTGCAGAATATTAGAACTTGATTACCCATAAGGGATCGTAGCTATACTCGTATCTATAGATTATGGCTTCAACTTACTTTTCAACCAGCAATGTGTAACGCCAATGCCCGACTTCAAGACGTCTGATAAATCGGAATACTGTAAAGTAACCGTTATAGCGGTCATCATAGCCGGCATACCCCAAGCGTAGATTGAGTAATAGATAATCTGTTTTCGTTGAGTCAGGTGCTGAATGTTCCCTTTGGTGCCGTGAAAATTTTGATACATATCGAAACAGATTACATTAAGCCAGAAAAAGACAGCCGAGAGGAAGTAGTAAGTGATGAATCCTGGTAATATGAAAAGAATAATCAATCTAAGATCATTGGTGGGGCAATGCAAGCATGTAGTTAAGCCTGAACCGAGAGCGGCAAGGAGATTTGaacattatttttgtattcCCTTGAGTTCATTTCACTACATATTTTTAGTTATCCTgctcttttttcacttttagaCGCAACTGCTTTAGCGGAATTCTTCTGGATTATGTCAAATAGATCTCAGATTTGCTCGGTAACTAGCTATAAAAGATTTGCGGATCGGTTAATCAAGATATAGAGAGTTTCTTCATGGTTCCCTAacataatgtaaataattttgctGTTCACACTTTTTAAAGGTTTATCCGAGTGAAGAGTATCATAATGTGGAAAACAATTGGAAGAATTTCTCATCTCCAAATAGCTGCGGAAGATTCTAAAGCTCAACATTGTATCGAGGTGTAAACTATTTTACTTGACAATAATTTATGCCTACGGTTCAAGAACCTGAAACAACCATTAACCCGAGTTCACCAAAAACTGCAACGATCGGGATACCATTCTAAAAATCgtcgaataaaaaagaaacagaCTCACCCATGGCAGCACAGACGGCCTTATCGTAATCtgattttcttaaattaatggCTATAATCATGGTGTTGCCAATAGCTAACGAAAATAGATAAGAAAGTAGGCATTTCGTATGTAAGTTTCGCAATCCGGGAATcagccaaaaaattaaaatggtaGCATAAAGAAAAGGCAGGGAAATCAAcattactgaaaaaaaaaaaaagtcattaaGCAGCGTTGACAAGTAGGCAgtattaagaaaattatttaaagtcatATTTCTCCTTGGAACTATCACTCTTTTCCTTCCCCTTGTCTTTTCTCTTACTTATTGTATTGAGCATTATGTTTGCGGAACTTTTCTGTCCGGCATCACAGTTCATTGGATTAATTACAAATCGATTGCCCACAGGATATGCAGTCAGGCAATAATCTCGTCTCGAAATGAGCAACCGGTCCCCAACACGTAGGAGTGAGCCATTCTGTAAGCAAAATGTAACttttaatggaaaaataatataataagataTTATAAAGGAGTTTTCAATTGGCAAGCATCGatttttaatgtataaaatattcataacAAAGGAGCTCTAGATGAGCTGAGAGCTCGCTACTATGTATGCAAGTGGCTAAAATTCCAGAGATAGTCTATGCTTTTTCCCGAAGCATAGCTTATACGCTTACAACATCTATGTAAAACATCGAGACAAAGattgttattttttcattaattttatgctAACAGGGTCAACAACAATTTagaaacaataacaaccaaCAGGAGGCGCACGAGGTTTCAAAGTTTCTAAAAAGAGTTCTTATTGGATATTTCTAGTGAGAATGTTCTGCAATTTGCTGAAAATGTAGAAATTATAACTATATTCTTTTAGTCACCATACTATAGTTTTAGAAATTATAATTCTAAACTTTGATATTATGGCATGAAAATCTTTCAGGGTCACGAAGACACTAGTTCTTACAGTTTCAGGTAATTCTACTCCACTTTTTGTTAGGCGATGAATGGAGCGCTCGAACTATACTTTTACTTCACGAATCCACTTTTTCGGGTGATTTGATCTAGGTTGACAAAAGATTAGTAAAGAAGTGTTTTTAACTCGAATT encodes:
- the LOC106616571 gene encoding G-protein coupled receptor Mth2 codes for the protein MYSIRKELDVLTQLEDGMSRLRLQQNNVWLFFRMFIIMGISWLLEIIAYMSDNKSNYAIIFKVTNIYNSFQGVIIFVLLVMKKKVLLLIKNVVMEIAWKARN
- the LOC138855661 gene encoding G-protein coupled receptor Mth2-like → MRIRCEVIRFHCKNLSVFYGRFLKIFEFYLSTMTTSPLTSSNVFYILLSIVHIHFTIAEIPHCPFEDTVNITGSQILPNGSYNNEGLAVPPHLTGYYEYIELFGGKRDVVAKHLRGCVCQLKRCVKFCCHPRADIYRSTENLRVECDDQLNEELTYSPYLNITLNNGNRIPMHVVNEFVVQQGLPCDLGYMLMPHLREEHQWELFENGSLLRVGDRLLISRRDYCLTAYPVGNRFVINPMNCDAGQKSSANIMLNTIIMLISLPFLYATILIFWLIPGLRNLHTKCLLSYLFSLAIGNTMIIAINLRKSDYDKAVCAAMGFITYYFLSAVFFWLNVICFDMYQNFHGTKGNIQHLTQRKQIIYYSIYAWGMPAMMTAITVTLQYSDLSDVLKSGIGVTHCWLKSNDWSAMMYFHGPCLLLIAINIVIFYVTV